Proteins encoded within one genomic window of Macaca fascicularis isolate 582-1 chromosome 16, T2T-MFA8v1.1:
- the LOC135967731 gene encoding leucine-rich repeat-containing protein 37A2-like isoform X15 has product MGKTQVPLTTLKNILTMTVELEKLILPSHMACCLCQFKNSIEAVCKTVKLHCNSACLTNTIHCPEEASVGNPEGAFMKVLQARKKHTSTELTIEPEVPSDSSDINLSGFGSEQLDTNDESEVISALSYILPYFSVVNLDVKSMLLPFIKQLSSNVQDGDRPLGILKNNIKSPSLQPASDNSTYEIYENKLRKLYLLENMLDAEIQEKIDEVKREEKTAMLMQTSLLGNKFKRQIFEKKLETVQPQENSLAKIQSVGNNLQRVNRVLTGPRSIQKRHFKEVGKQSTRREEGAQAFVESAAQEKRLGSPVSRELEQPHTEQGREKLVGNTVYTKPSFTQELNAAVSSVLKPFSMGEPSASTPAKALPEVRDRSKDLTHAIFILENAKARVKSMKAAKPIVHSRKKYRYHKTRSRVAHRTLKAKKSQKFRKKSYLDRLMLANRPPFSAAKSLINSPSQGAFSSLGDPSPQENPFLEGFAPSERFTENTNVKDTTARNAFEENISMENTTMPEGTISENTTYNPPPEADSAGTAFNLGPAVKRTNQTQWEYNNMGTDLSSEPKSFNYPLLSSAGDQFENQLTEQLRSLIPNNNVRKLISHVIRTLKTDCSDTRVQVTCAKLISRTGLLMKLLSEQQEVKASKAEWDTEQWKTENYINESTEAQSEQKEQRLSELTKEVPGYGYNNKLILALFVTEILTTLIIIFCLIQIYSHRRSSQEDEEGVSRGIFRFLPCRRCCSPSETQDGAFSFRQPLWLKDMYKPLSATRVNNQAEKLHKKSSNEEEILSREPGDSEAPTEMGEESEAQS; this is encoded by the exons CTGAAGAAGCATCTGTAGGGAATCCAGAAGGAGCGTTCATGAAGGTGTTACAGGCCCGGAAGAAGCACACGAGCACTGAGCTGACTATTGAGCCGGAGGTGCCCTCAGACAGCAGTGACATCAACTTGTCAGGCTTTGGGAGTGAGCAGCTAGACACCAATGACGAGAGTGAAGTTATCAGTGCACTAAGTTACATCTTGCCTTATTTCTCAGTGGTAAATCTAGATGTGAAATCAATGTTGTTACCGTTCATTAAACAGCTTTCTTCAAATGTGCAAGATGGAGATAGGCCCCTgggtattttgaaaaacaatataaagagCCCCTCTCTTCAACCTGCATCGGACAACTCAACTTAcgaaatttatgaaaataaattgagaaagCTGTACTTGCTGGAAAATATGTTAGATGcagaaatacaggaaaaaatcGATGAagttaaaagggaagaaaaaactgCCATGCTTATGCAGACCAGCCTTCTAGGTAACAAATTTAAAcgccaaatatttgaaaagaaattagaaactgTCCAACCACAGGAAAACAGCCTGGCAAAGATTCAAAGTGTAGGCAACAACCTGCAGAGAGTGAACAGAGTCCTCACGGGCCCAAGGAGCATCCAGAAAAGGCACTTCAAAGAGGTGGGAAAGCAGAGCACCAGGAGGGAAGAGGGTGCGCAGGCATTTGTGGAGAGCGCTGCCCAAGAAAAAAGGCTCGGGAGCCCGGTCTCAAGGGAGCTGGAACAGCCTCACACAGAGCAGGGGCGTGAGAAGTTAGTGGGAAACACCGTCTACACCAAGCCTTCGTTCACCCAAGAGCTTAACGCAGCAGTGTCTTCTGTGCTGAAACCCTTCTCCATGGGCGAGCCTTCTGCCTCCACCCCTGCAAAAGCCCTACCTGAGGTCAGAGACAGATCGAAAGACTTAACCCACgccattttcattttagaaaacgCAAAGGCTAGAGTTAAAAGTATGAAGGCTGCCAAACCAATCGTACATTCCCGAAAAAAATACCGCTATCATAAAACTCGCTCCCGCGTGGCCCACAGAACACTCAAGGCCAAAAAGAGTCAAAAGTTCAGAAAGAAAAGTTACCTCGATAGACTGATGCTCGCAAACAGGCCGCCATTCTCTGCAGCGAAGAGCCTCATAAATTCCCCTTCACAAGGGGCTTTTTCATCATTAGGAGACCCAAGTCCTCAGGAAAATCCTTTTCTGGAAGGATTTGCTCCTTCAGAACGTTTTACAGAAAACACTAATGTAAAAGACACAACTGCAAGAAATGCctttgaagaaaacatttctatGGAAAACACTACTATGCCAGAAGGCACCATCTCTGAAAACACAACCTACAATCCTCCTCCTGAGGCAGATTCCGCTGGGACTGCGTTCAACTTAGGGCCAGCTGTTAAACGAACTAATCAGACACAATGGGAATACAACAACATGGGCACTGACCTGTCCTCCGAGCCCAAAAGCTTCAATTACCCTTTGCTCTCATCTGCAGGTGATCAGTTTGAAAATCAGCTAACCGAGCAGCTACGTTCCCTCATCCCCAACAACAATGTGAGAAAACTCATTTCTCATGTTATCCGGACCTTGAAGACAGACTGCTCTGACACCCGTGTGCAAGTGACCTGTGCCAAGCTCATCTCCAGGACAGGCCTCCTGATGAAGCTTCTCAGTGAGCAGCAGGAAGTAAAGGCGTCCAAGGCTGAATGGGATACGGAACAATGGAAAACTGAGAACTATATCAATGAGAGCACGGAAGCCCAGAGTGAACAGAAAGAGCAGAGGTTGAGTGAG ctcacaAAAGAAGTTCCAGGATATGGCTATAACAACAAACTCATCTTGGCATTATTTGTGACCGAAATACTAACGACTTTGATTATAATTTTCTGCCTCATTCAG ATTTATTCTCACCGAAGGTCATCACAAGAAGATGAAGAAGGAGTCTCAAG GGGCATTTTCAGATTTCTGCCATGTAGGAGATGCTGTTCGCCAAGTGAGACTCAG GATGGAGCTTTCTCATTCAGACAGCCGCTGTGGCTTAAAGATATGTACAAACCTCTCAGTGCCACAAGAGTAAATAACCAGGCAGAGAAGCTGCACAAGAAGTCATCTAATGAGGAGGAGATCCTCAGCAGGGAACCTGG GGACAGCGAAGCCCCAACAGAGATGGGGGAGGAGAGTGAAGCCCAGTCATAG